The Apibacter raozihei DNA segment TTGTAATGCCCATCGTGTAAATTCTTTTTCTTCTTTTTCTTTATAAGCTATAACCTCATTTTTTTTTATAGCTTCAATCATTCCGATTCTGTTTTTCCAGTAATTTGCTATACTTGCATATTTTCCTGCGTAATTTAATTCTATAGCTTTATCTTTTTCACTATGTTTTTTCAATATATCCAACGCATGTCTGGACGCTTCAATAAATGGTGGATATTCATATTCTACTAATTGCTGTATTCCATAAGATGTAAGATATCGACTGGTAACACCGGGATATCCTAAAATCATAGCATAATCTCCGGGTTTTATTCCGGAAATATTTATAGGCAACGAATGCTTAGGCTGATATGCTATATTATTTTCAGAGTATTCGGAAGGATTCCCCGCTTTATCAGCGTATATTCTGAACATAGAAAAATCTCCGGTATGTCTCGGCCATTCCCAATTATCTGTATCTCCTCCAAATTTACCAATAGATGCCGGAGGAGCTCCAACAAATCGTATATCGGTGAAATCCTGATATACAAAGTAATAGAATTCATTTCCCTGAAAAAAAGATCGCACTACAACTGTATATTTCCCCTTTTCATTATTTTCCTGTTCTATTTTTTCAAATTCTTCTTTTATTATTTCCTGTCTTTGCTTCTCAGTAATTTTCTTTTGATTAAGCCGGGCATTTATTCTTTCTGTTGCATCTCCCATTCGTATTAAAAAACGGACATACAATCCTTTTACGGGAATTTCTTCTTTTTTATTTTTAGCCCAGTAACCATCATTTAAATAATCATGCTCTGGTGTAGAAAGCGCAGCAATGTTAGAATATCCACAATGGTGATTTGTAAGTATCAGTCCTTGGTCAGAAACAATTTCACCTGTACAGAACCCACCAAAACTTACAATTGCATCTTTTAGACTTGAGTTATTAACGCTGTATATTTCTTCGGGGGTTAATTTGAGTCCTTCTTTTTGCATATCAACGTAATTTAAACGCTTAATAAGCATCATTAACCACATTCCCTCATCTGCTTTGGCTGGTATAAGGGTTAATACGGATAGGCATAATCCTAAAATTATTCTTTTCATCTATATATTATTTTTATCTACGCTAAATTATCACTATTTTCTTAATTTCAAATGTATAGTAAATACTTCCTAATTGTGTTACTATCATTTGACTCTTAATTTATATGTGTGGAATAGATATATTTCTATCATTTTTTTCTTTAATAATCTTTGGTATAAATATGTTTAAATATAAAAAGCCGAAATCATCCGGCTTTTTATACAATTTTTTAAATTGCTATATATTACTTGTTGCGAAGTTTTTCTAACTCTGAAATCACTACGTGATGAGAAACTGTCTTATCTTTAAAAAAGCTTACAAAATAATTTTTTTCTTCTTCTGTTGCTGCATGTTGATTTAGTATATTTAAAAGGTGCATTTTCATATGCCCTTTTTGAATACCTGTAGTTACTAAAGAACGTAATGCAGCAAAATTTTGAGCTAACCCTGCTACGGCTACTATCTGCATGAGTTTTTCGGCAGAGGGCTTGTTTAAAATCTGCAAGGATGCAATAACCAGAGGATGAAGCTTGGTTAATCCTCCGACAACCCCTAACGATAAAGGCAAATCTAACCAAAACTTAAAAATGCCGTTATGAATTTCACAATGGGTCAAACTCCTATATTTTCCAGAGTGTGAGGCATACGTATGTACGCAGGCTTCCACGGCTCTAAAATCATTACCTGTGGCTATTACTACGGAATCTACCCCATTCATAATTCCTTTATTGTGTGTGGTAGCTCTGTAAGGTTCTATTTCAGCTATCTCAACTGCCTGTTTAAATTTCCAGGCAAATTCTTGAGGAGAAATTCCACTTTCATCAATTAAGTCTTCGATTTTACAGCTTACTTCTGCACGTGCTAAGCAATCAGGAGTATAATTAGACAGTATGGACATTATGATCTGCATAGAGTTTTTTTCGTCTTCAGTAAAACTTTCTGCTTTTTGAATTTCGTATTTTAATGTTTGAGAAAACTGTTCTAAACATGAATTGATAAAATTAGCTCCCATGCTATCTCTTGTATCAAACGAAGCCTGAATCTGATAATAGCATTCTAATTCTGAAGTTTTGTCAATCAATTCAATAGCATTTATCCCCCCACCCCGTAATACCATATTACGAGTTATATCTTTTGTTTGCTTATAAAGTTCTTCTTGTAAATATAAGGCAAACCATGATTTTAATTTTTCTGGATTACCTTTAAAAATGAAATGAACATGTCCCAGTTTTGAAGCTCCAAGGATAGAGGTTTTAAACCCTCCTTTATCTAACCAGAATTTAGCAGATTTTGAGGCTGCGGCTACAACTGAACTTTCTTCTATAGCCATAGGTATTGCAAACACTTCATTGTTTATCAAAAAATTCGGAGCAATTCCATAGGGCATATAAAAATTGGATATTGTATTTTCAGAAAATTCTTCATGCAATTTTTGTAAAGCGGCATCTTCATTCCAATATTGTGTTAAAATATTTTGAACTTCTTCAGAGTTGTCTGTATAATTGTTTACCAACCACTTAATTTTATCTATTTTACCTAATCTGGAAAATCCTTCTATTATTTTATTTTTCATCCTTGGAAAGATACATTAATTTGTAACAAAGTTATAATATATTTAACTAATCTGTAAATTGAATGATTTGAAAAACCGCTTATTTTTAAAATATTTATACTTTAGATGTAAACAAATTCTACGGTTACTAAATAACAGCTTAGATTATTCTGTTTGTTTGACTGTTGCAAGTATCATACTTTATTTTATAAAACTGCCTGATTACATTTATTTAATTATATACTTCACTTGTTTTTCTTTTCTTAATAAAAGAAGGGATACAAAATTTTTAGCTAAGCTATTTGAAAATAAATCTTTTCTGATGCAAATACAAGAAAATCTCATCGTCTTTGCTTTTGTTACATTATTGATTTACTCAAAAATTACTGATTTTAAAATACTTATATTCTGTTTTCTCTGGGCAATCTTATCTCCTAAGATCTCTTTTAATATGGATATATTGCAACTTAAAATTATTGATCTTTTGCCTGTGCATATTTTCGAGTGGAAATCTGCGTTAAGAAAAAACATATTTTCTTACCTGATTTTATATATTTTACTTTTTTTATCCAGTTATCATCCATTTACTTATATAGTTATGTTGCTGTTGGTTTTATCTTCATTTATAGAGATTTACAAATATTTGGAACCTAAAGAGTTATATAAATCTTATTTTCAAAAGTTTTCATTAGTAGAAAAATATAAAATATCTTTAAAGGTTTTTAACGTAATAATCATTCCTCCATTCATTCTATTTGGATTTATAAATACTTTATACTCTGAATTTTTATTACTTTTTTTTCCTGTCAATTTATTTATTTTAGAAATTATTTCCAGAAAGTATAAAAATTACTCAGATAATCGCAGAATCATCGAATTCAATCCTGTTCTGCTGATTATTTTACTGATCAAATCTATACTTATTGTACCCAGCTTATATTCTATACGTAATAACACTCAAATTGCAAATAAGAAAATCTCAGTGTATGTTAGTAATTAAAAATTTACTTGTGTCTTATAGTTCTAAGGTCGTCCTTAACAAACTAAATCTAACTATTCCTATGGGTGAAGTTTTCGGAATTCTTGGTATGAATGGGGCTGGCAAAACTACACTTTTCGAAAGTATTTATCAAAACAATAAATACAAGGGAGAAGTTTTATTTAAGGGAAAAACTCTTGAGAAAAAGAATCTTTCTTATGTTGAAGCAGAAAATTATTTTTATCCTTTTATGAAATGTAAAGAGTATCTTGATTTTTTCACTTTTTCAGATTCTCTTTATAAATGGAAAGAATACTTTTCCTTTGAATTGGAGCAGTACGTTGAAAATTTTTCTACTGGAAATAAGAAAAAACTTGCTATAACCGGAGCTACTTTACTAAATCGGAATATCTATTTACTAGATGAGCCTTTTAACGGCCTGGATTTTGAAAGTGTTGAAAAACTTTATCTACTAATTAATCATCTGAAAAGTCTTGGGAAAACCATCCTTCTTAGTTCGCATATTATGGAAACCCTTGAAAATTGCTGCGATAGAATAGGTATTTTAGAGGGAGGTACAATTGATTCAGTCTATAGTATTGAA contains these protein-coding regions:
- a CDS encoding S46 family peptidase produces the protein MKRIILGLCLSVLTLIPAKADEGMWLMMLIKRLNYVDMQKEGLKLTPEEIYSVNNSSLKDAIVSFGGFCTGEIVSDQGLILTNHHCGYSNIAALSTPEHDYLNDGYWAKNKKEEIPVKGLYVRFLIRMGDATERINARLNQKKITEKQRQEIIKEEFEKIEQENNEKGKYTVVVRSFFQGNEFYYFVYQDFTDIRFVGAPPASIGKFGGDTDNWEWPRHTGDFSMFRIYADKAGNPSEYSENNIAYQPKHSLPINISGIKPGDYAMILGYPGVTSRYLTSYGIQQLVEYEYPPFIEASRHALDILKKHSEKDKAIELNYAGKYASIANYWKNRIGMIEAIKKNEVIAYKEKEEKEFTRWALQSKNKDKYSSVLSSLKNYYQQTNLMVADKMYLFWFLRASSYVSMPNRIGDMLSTYLDQSDEGREAMKPKYIETINSMYETLHPEVEKELAKELLQLYVERVPLKNQLKSISQGKITVNNIENLTESSLFKDKESIINFINHPSKEVLHNDPLYVLSKEAATTLMNKTEGEIQLNDTFEKSQRLFIDGLRKTFPKKVFYPDANSTMRLTYGTVKTLMDNPEKPNDARLNYYTTLKGMIAKYKKGDAEFDLPQKLIDLYNSKDYGDYANEYGELPVDFLSDNDITGGNSGSPVINGNGELIGLAFDGNWEAMSGNIQFDEKLQRCINTDIRFVLFIIEKYAGAENLINEMKIVK
- a CDS encoding hydroxymethylglutaryl-CoA reductase, degradative, translated to MKNKIIEGFSRLGKIDKIKWLVNNYTDNSEEVQNILTQYWNEDAALQKLHEEFSENTISNFYMPYGIAPNFLINNEVFAIPMAIEESSVVAAASKSAKFWLDKGGFKTSILGASKLGHVHFIFKGNPEKLKSWFALYLQEELYKQTKDITRNMVLRGGGINAIELIDKTSELECYYQIQASFDTRDSMGANFINSCLEQFSQTLKYEIQKAESFTEDEKNSMQIIMSILSNYTPDCLARAEVSCKIEDLIDESGISPQEFAWKFKQAVEIAEIEPYRATTHNKGIMNGVDSVVIATGNDFRAVEACVHTYASHSGKYRSLTHCEIHNGIFKFWLDLPLSLGVVGGLTKLHPLVIASLQILNKPSAEKLMQIVAVAGLAQNFAALRSLVTTGIQKGHMKMHLLNILNQHAATEEEKNYFVSFFKDKTVSHHVVISELEKLRNK
- a CDS encoding ATP-binding cassette domain-containing protein translates to MLVIKNLLVSYSSKVVLNKLNLTIPMGEVFGILGMNGAGKTTLFESIYQNNKYKGEVLFKGKTLEKKNLSYVEAENYFYPFMKCKEYLDFFTFSDSLYKWKEYFSFELEQYVENFSTGNKKKLAITGATLLNRNIYLLDEPFNGLDFESVEKLYLLINHLKSLGKTILLSSHIMETLENCCDRIGILEGGTIDSVYSIEKFAEYKNKVRSKNSC